The following are from one region of the Candidatus Thermoplasmatota archaeon genome:
- the rrp41 gene encoding exosome complex exonuclease Rrp41, producing the protein MGGKKPEGMELFKDGRRIDGRRPDELRPIKIQAGVLKRADGSAYLEWGGNKILVAVYGPREAHPRHDQDPVRAIVRCRYNMASFSVSDRKRPGPDRRSQEISKILSEALAHVVLTQLYPRTAIDVFIEVIEAEAGTRCAGLTAASVALADAGIPMKGLVSSVAAGKIDGKVVLDLSREEDNFGETDLPIAIVPKTNEFVLMQMDGHLTDAEFDEALTMASDAAHTIYGIQKRALVDRYERAAETQASDEEETERGHEPDEGSEGGY; encoded by the coding sequence ATGGGTGGCAAAAAGCCAGAGGGCATGGAGCTCTTCAAGGACGGTCGCCGCATCGACGGCCGCCGGCCCGACGAGCTCCGGCCGATCAAGATCCAGGCCGGCGTGCTGAAGCGCGCCGACGGCTCCGCGTATCTCGAGTGGGGCGGCAACAAGATCCTCGTCGCGGTCTACGGGCCGCGCGAGGCGCACCCCCGGCACGACCAGGACCCGGTCCGCGCCATCGTGCGCTGCCGCTACAACATGGCGAGCTTCTCGGTCTCCGACCGCAAGCGCCCCGGCCCCGACCGCCGGAGCCAGGAGATCTCGAAGATCCTCTCCGAGGCCCTCGCGCACGTGGTGCTCACGCAGCTCTACCCGCGGACGGCCATCGACGTCTTCATCGAGGTCATCGAGGCCGAGGCCGGCACGCGCTGCGCGGGCCTCACGGCCGCGAGCGTCGCGCTCGCCGACGCGGGCATCCCGATGAAGGGCCTCGTGTCGAGCGTCGCCGCGGGCAAGATCGACGGGAAGGTCGTCCTCGACCTCTCGCGCGAGGAGGACAACTTCGGCGAGACGGACCTCCCGATCGCGATCGTCCCCAAGACGAACGAGTTCGTCCTCATGCAGATGGACGGCCACCTCACGGACGCCGAGTTCGACGAGGCGCTGACGATGGCCTCGGACGCCGCGCACACGATCTACGGCATCCAGAAGCGCGCGCTCGTCGACCGCTACGAGCGCGCCGCCGAGACGCAGGCCTCCGACGAGGAGGAGACCGAGCGCGGCCACGAGCCCGACGAGGGCTCCGAAGGAGGCTACTGA
- the rrp42 gene encoding exosome complex protein Rrp42: MGENDVVSEIKKDHIYALAREGRRFDGRAFDEYRPIRIQTNLIQQAEGSARVQIGDTDVFVGVKMAIGEPYADSPKSGVLTTSAELIPMASPTFEPGPPRPAAIELARVVDRGIRETKTINVEKLCIVEGEKVWMTYVDIHIVDYDGNLFDAASLGAICALVSAKVPASKHEVGEDMPMPVDHLPIMTTGLKLGSENAIVLDPGLAEDQVGGPRLSVSTDENGDIRAMQKGLVGGLTRNEVKWIVATGRERARDIREQVIKATGFSLP, from the coding sequence ATGGGCGAGAACGACGTCGTGAGCGAGATCAAGAAGGACCACATCTACGCGCTCGCGCGCGAGGGCCGCCGCTTCGATGGCCGCGCGTTCGACGAGTACCGTCCGATCCGCATCCAGACGAACCTCATCCAGCAGGCCGAGGGCTCGGCCCGCGTCCAGATCGGCGACACCGACGTGTTCGTCGGCGTCAAGATGGCGATCGGCGAGCCCTACGCGGACTCCCCCAAGTCGGGCGTGCTCACGACGAGCGCGGAGCTCATCCCCATGGCCTCGCCGACGTTCGAGCCCGGCCCGCCGCGCCCCGCGGCGATCGAGCTCGCGCGCGTCGTCGACCGCGGCATCCGCGAGACGAAGACGATCAACGTCGAGAAGCTCTGCATCGTCGAGGGCGAGAAGGTGTGGATGACGTACGTCGACATCCACATCGTCGACTACGACGGCAACCTCTTCGACGCGGCGAGCCTCGGCGCCATCTGCGCGCTCGTGTCGGCGAAGGTCCCGGCCTCGAAGCACGAGGTCGGCGAGGACATGCCGATGCCGGTCGACCACCTGCCCATCATGACGACGGGCCTCAAGCTCGGCAGCGAGAACGCGATCGTCCTGGACCCCGGCCTCGCCGAGGACCAGGTCGGCGGTCCCCGCCTCTCCGTCTCGACGGACGAGAACGGCGACATCCGCGCCATGCAGAAGGGTCTCGTCGGCGGCCTCACCCGCAACGAGGTCAAGTGGATCGTCGCGACGGGCCGCGAGCGCGCCCGCGACATCCGCGAGCAGGTCATCAAGGCCACGGGCTTCTCGCTGCCTTGA
- the rrp4 gene encoding exosome complex RNA-binding protein Rrp4, whose product MTHRGQQVRELVVPGELLDDTGRLKPGFNTYREGGSVFATRLGLKEVRGDRVSVIQLSGRYEPMRGDFVIGTVVENGPSNWYITVGAPQDVGMHVNDVPWRVEFGETSKYLAVGDTVLLRVVHVDELRKVQVSMKDRQCRKLEGGITLDISPSKVPRVIGRQGSMISMIKDMTNTRMLVGQNGVIWIDGAPQDIAVARRAIETIEAEAHTSGLTDRIRKLLEDARGRSYEEVRAERESERRQSGEDEGGDGGEPEGEEGFDDSDGDDDPEDDES is encoded by the coding sequence ATGACTCATCGTGGACAACAGGTCCGCGAGCTCGTGGTTCCCGGCGAGCTCCTGGACGACACCGGGCGCCTGAAGCCCGGCTTCAACACCTATCGGGAAGGCGGCAGCGTCTTTGCGACGCGCCTCGGCCTCAAGGAGGTCCGCGGCGACCGCGTGAGCGTCATCCAGCTCTCCGGCCGCTACGAGCCCATGCGCGGCGACTTCGTGATCGGCACCGTCGTCGAAAACGGCCCGTCCAACTGGTACATCACCGTGGGCGCGCCGCAGGACGTCGGCATGCACGTGAACGACGTGCCGTGGCGCGTCGAGTTCGGCGAGACCTCGAAGTACCTCGCGGTCGGCGACACCGTCCTCCTGCGCGTCGTGCACGTCGACGAGCTGCGCAAGGTCCAGGTCTCGATGAAGGACCGCCAGTGCCGCAAGCTCGAAGGCGGCATCACGCTCGACATCAGCCCCTCGAAGGTGCCCCGCGTCATCGGACGCCAGGGTTCCATGATCTCGATGATCAAGGACATGACGAACACGCGCATGCTCGTCGGCCAGAACGGCGTCATCTGGATCGACGGGGCGCCGCAGGACATCGCGGTCGCGCGCCGGGCCATCGAGACGATCGAGGCCGAGGCGCACACGAGCGGGCTCACGGACCGCATCCGCAAGCTCCTCGAGGACGCCCGCGGCCGGAGCTACGAGGAGGTCCGCGCGGAGCGCGAGAGCGAGCGCCGCCAGTCCGGCGAGGACGAAGGCGGCGACGGCGGGGAGCCCGAGGGCGAAGAGGGCTTCGACGACAGCGACGGGGACGACGACCCCGAGGATGACGAATCGTAG
- the psmA gene encoding archaeal proteasome endopeptidase complex subunit alpha has protein sequence MYDRAITVFSPDGRLFQVEYAREAVKRGTTTVGLKFNDGVVLIVDKRITSALIEPDSIEKIFKLDDHVGCATSGLVADARVLVDRARIDGQMNRVTYDERIEVETLVKKICDFKQTYTQYGGVRPFGTALLIAGVDQTGVHLFETDPSGALMSYKASSIGAGRSAVMEVFESDYREGASKDDAIKLGLKALHRATEGKLNPSALEIGIVTKTETFHKLAPDVIKRHVDAAIGPAGG, from the coding sequence ATGTATGATCGCGCGATCACGGTATTCTCGCCCGACGGCCGCCTGTTCCAGGTGGAGTACGCTCGCGAGGCCGTGAAGCGCGGAACCACCACGGTCGGTCTGAAGTTCAACGATGGCGTCGTGCTCATCGTCGACAAGCGCATCACGTCCGCGCTCATCGAGCCGGACTCGATCGAGAAGATCTTCAAGCTCGACGACCACGTCGGCTGCGCGACCTCCGGTCTCGTCGCGGACGCCCGCGTCCTCGTGGACCGCGCCCGCATCGACGGCCAGATGAACCGCGTCACGTACGACGAGCGCATCGAGGTCGAGACGCTCGTGAAGAAGATCTGCGACTTCAAGCAGACCTACACGCAGTACGGCGGCGTCCGGCCCTTCGGCACGGCGCTCCTCATCGCGGGCGTCGACCAGACGGGCGTCCACCTCTTCGAGACGGACCCCTCGGGCGCCCTCATGAGCTACAAGGCGAGCTCGATCGGCGCGGGCCGGTCGGCCGTCATGGAAGTCTTCGAAAGCGACTACCGCGAGGGCGCGTCCAAGGACGACGCGATCAAGCTCGGCCTCAAGGCGCTCCACCGCGCGACCGAGGGCAAGCTCAACCCGAGCGCCCTCGAGATCGGCATCGTCACGAAGACCGAGACGTTCCACAAGCTCGCCCCCGACGTGATCAAGCGCCACGTGGACGCGGCCATCGGTCCCGCCGGCGGCTGA
- a CDS encoding ribosome assembly factor SBDS encodes MVTLDEAVIARLETHGMQLEILVDPEIALAFRESHGKKAYELDDMLAAEFVFIDAKAGEKASNEELTKAFDTTDLKACVDRILLKGDLQLTTDQRRRMVERKRKLIVMHIARNAVNPQMGGAPHPPARIEAAMEEARIHLDPFKSVEAQIPDVIKALRPLLPLKFEVITIAVRIPATEAGKAYQIIRGFGDLSKEEWQSDGSWVGLLTMPAGLQTEFYAELNKRTHGSAETKIVKHGS; translated from the coding sequence TTGGTCACCCTGGACGAAGCGGTTATCGCGCGCCTCGAGACGCACGGGATGCAGCTCGAGATCCTCGTGGACCCCGAGATCGCCCTCGCGTTCCGCGAGAGCCACGGCAAGAAGGCGTACGAGCTCGACGACATGCTGGCCGCCGAGTTCGTCTTCATCGACGCCAAGGCGGGCGAGAAGGCGTCGAACGAGGAGCTCACGAAGGCCTTCGACACGACGGACCTCAAGGCCTGCGTCGACCGCATCCTGCTCAAGGGCGACCTGCAGCTCACGACCGACCAGCGGCGACGCATGGTCGAGCGCAAGCGCAAGCTCATCGTGATGCACATCGCGCGGAACGCGGTGAACCCGCAGATGGGCGGCGCGCCCCACCCGCCGGCCCGCATCGAGGCCGCGATGGAGGAGGCGCGCATCCATCTCGACCCGTTCAAGAGCGTCGAGGCGCAGATCCCGGACGTCATCAAGGCGCTCCGTCCGCTCCTCCCGCTCAAGTTCGAGGTCATCACCATCGCCGTCCGCATCCCGGCCACGGAGGCCGGCAAGGCGTACCAGATCATCCGCGGCTTCGGAGACCTGAGCAAGGAGGAGTGGCAGTCCGACGGATCGTGGGTCGGCCTCCTCACCATGCCCGCGGGGCTCCAGACGGAGTTCTACGCGGAGCTGAACAAGCGGACGCACGGGTCCGCGGAAACCAAGATCGTGAAACACGGATCGTGA